One segment of Sphingomonas morindae DNA contains the following:
- a CDS encoding diguanylate cyclase translates to MFYSLRSRVIVLSSLVVLAVVALAAALTAVSLQLQSSARWVEHTQTVLEMAAKPIDRLRRAESDLRGMIISHDPSLGAAIDADLRATRSDMDRLVQLTADNPPQHARALRLRAAVLDRIAFLSEGTRLARVQRIATVAPVRVRTSWQLMRMVDQRRDELVEAEQALLLDRNASTHASAYWLRVLAMAGGLIVGFAALTIAFVITRGVGRPTAVLSEAMEELGSGDASGRIALRTMGSREFRRLARGYNVMAERLAEALEKQHRSEEDLSTINQELLSRSHLLEARSEVAEYLGDMMRRLQASRSDAEFAKVIERFVPLALPDTTGAVYTHNNSRNQLVRAAAWGSASDLPDTIAPDACWAMRLGQSHAQSPFAPDVDCAHAEGREAYHCEPLLAGGELIGILHIAGEVDGADEYRLQALSETLSSALMNYRLQRNLREQTIRDAMTGLFNRRYLEEALAIEIARAARARTPLTVVMCDVDHFKRFNDEFGHEAGDHVLRMVAEQMRAHFRDGDILCRYGGEEFTIIAPGVTPEILATRIEKLRLAISKLSLRHGGQSLGPTSMSFGVAAHAGETQGEGSGLLQAADEALYRAKRAGRNRMVIAGQLAA, encoded by the coding sequence ATGTTCTATTCGCTCCGATCCCGTGTGATCGTTCTGAGTTCGCTGGTGGTGCTGGCGGTCGTCGCGCTTGCCGCCGCGCTCACCGCGGTGTCGCTGCAGCTGCAAAGCAGTGCGCGCTGGGTCGAGCATACCCAGACCGTGCTGGAAATGGCCGCCAAGCCGATCGACCGGCTGCGCCGCGCGGAATCCGATCTGCGCGGGATGATCATCTCGCACGACCCGAGCCTGGGCGCCGCGATCGACGCGGATCTTCGCGCCACCCGTAGCGACATGGATCGTCTGGTTCAGCTCACCGCCGACAATCCGCCGCAACATGCGCGCGCCCTGCGCCTGCGCGCGGCGGTGCTCGACCGCATCGCCTTTCTGAGCGAAGGCACAAGGCTGGCGCGCGTCCAGCGGATCGCAACCGTCGCGCCCGTCCGCGTCCGGACATCCTGGCAGCTCATGCGGATGGTCGACCAGCGCCGCGACGAGCTGGTCGAGGCGGAGCAGGCGCTTCTTCTGGATCGCAACGCCTCGACCCATGCCTCGGCCTATTGGCTGCGCGTGCTCGCCATGGCGGGCGGGCTGATCGTGGGCTTCGCGGCGCTCACCATCGCCTTTGTCATCACGCGCGGGGTCGGCCGGCCGACCGCCGTGCTCAGCGAGGCGATGGAGGAGCTGGGATCGGGCGACGCCAGCGGACGGATCGCGCTGCGCACCATGGGCTCGCGCGAGTTCCGCCGGCTCGCGCGCGGCTATAATGTGATGGCCGAGCGGCTCGCCGAGGCGCTGGAGAAACAGCATCGCAGCGAGGAGGATCTCAGCACGATCAACCAGGAGCTGCTCTCGCGCAGCCATCTTCTGGAGGCGAGGAGCGAAGTCGCCGAATATCTGGGCGACATGATGCGCCGCCTCCAGGCGAGCCGATCGGATGCCGAATTCGCCAAGGTGATCGAGCGTTTCGTGCCGCTCGCGCTGCCCGATACGACCGGCGCGGTCTATACGCATAATAATTCGCGCAACCAGCTGGTGCGGGCCGCCGCCTGGGGCAGCGCCAGCGATCTGCCCGATACGATCGCGCCCGATGCCTGCTGGGCGATGCGCCTCGGGCAGAGCCACGCGCAATCGCCCTTCGCGCCCGATGTCGATTGCGCGCATGCCGAGGGACGCGAGGCCTATCATTGCGAGCCCCTGCTCGCGGGCGGCGAGCTGATCGGCATCCTCCACATCGCCGGCGAGGTCGACGGCGCCGACGAATATCGGCTGCAGGCGCTCAGCGAGACGCTGTCGTCCGCGCTGATGAACTATCGTCTGCAACGCAATCTGCGCGAGCAGACGATCCGCGACGCGATGACCGGCCTGTTCAACCGCCGCTATCTGGAAGAGGCGCTGGCGATCGAGATCGCGCGCGCGGCGCGCGCCCGCACCCCGCTCACCGTGGTGATGTGCGACGTGGATCATTTCAAGCGCTTCAACGACGAGTTCGGCCATGAGGCGGGCGATCATGTGCTGCGCATGGTGGCCGAGCAGATGCGCGCGCATTTCCGCGACGGCGATATTCTCTGCCGCTATGGCGGCGAGGAGTTCACCATCATCGCCCCCGGGGTAACCCCCGAGATCCTCGCCACTCGGATCGAGAAGCTGCGGCTCGCCATCTCGAAGCTGAGCCTCCGTCATGGCGGCCAGTCGCTGGGGCCGACCAGCATGTCGTTCGGCGTGGCGGCCCATGCGGGCGAAACCCAGGGCGAGGGATCGGGCCTGCTTCAGGCGGCGGACGAAGCGCTGTACCGCGCCAAGCGCGCGGGCCGGAACCGGATGGTGATCGCGGGCCAGCTCGCCGCCTGA
- a CDS encoding GAF domain-containing protein, giving the protein MEKRVFYCPAPFPDDEAERQAVVAALLRQSGHCDAVRDLVAQAREMFAATAGALTILDEGRQWLACAIGLAIASTPRCAAFCGYTIRQDAPFCVPDAHLDERFSGNPLVTGDLGLRFYAGAPVRIHGQAVGALCVMDQRAQAQPPQARLAALRRLADTAGARLEALLDTPAPMPMPAIVPFPAQREG; this is encoded by the coding sequence ATGGAGAAGCGTGTATTTTACTGTCCGGCGCCCTTCCCGGACGATGAGGCGGAGCGCCAGGCGGTCGTCGCCGCCCTGCTCCGCCAAAGCGGGCATTGCGACGCGGTGCGCGATCTCGTCGCCCAGGCGCGGGAGATGTTTGCGGCCACCGCCGGCGCGCTCACCATATTGGATGAAGGCCGGCAATGGCTCGCCTGCGCGATCGGCCTTGCGATAGCGTCCACGCCGCGCTGCGCGGCCTTTTGCGGCTACACCATTCGTCAGGACGCGCCCTTCTGCGTTCCCGATGCGCATCTGGACGAGCGGTTCAGCGGCAATCCGCTGGTCACCGGCGATCTTGGCCTGCGCTTCTATGCCGGCGCGCCCGTGCGGATCCACGGCCAGGCGGTGGGTGCTTTGTGCGTGATGGATCAGCGGGCGCAGGCGCAGCCGCCGCAGGCGCGGCTGGCGGCGCTGCGTCGCCTCGCCGACACCGCCGGCGCGCGGCTCGAGGCGCTGCTGGATACGCCAGCGCCCATGCCCATGCCCGCGATCGTTCCCTTCCCCGCGCAGCGGGAGGGCTAG
- a CDS encoding PilZ domain-containing protein: MNQVAYQEPTGIPTAELVIERRGAERAPVQVSASVETGDGIAFAASLRNLSPSGFRARCPIMLKRGDRVFVRLAGTRRRRPAKVMWTEAQEIGCRFAVPLTPALLLAQSA, encoded by the coding sequence ATGAATCAGGTAGCTTACCAGGAACCGACCGGGATCCCGACGGCCGAACTCGTGATCGAGCGGCGTGGCGCGGAGCGGGCTCCGGTGCAGGTCTCGGCGAGCGTGGAGACCGGCGACGGCATCGCCTTTGCCGCCTCGCTGCGCAATCTTTCGCCCAGCGGCTTCCGGGCGCGCTGCCCGATCATGCTGAAGCGTGGCGACCGCGTGTTCGTGCGGCTGGCCGGCACCCGCCGGCGCCGCCCCGCCAAGGTGATGTGGACCGAGGCGCAGGAGATTGGCTGCCGCTTCGCGGTGCCGCTCACCCCCGCTTTGCTTCTGGCGCAATCGGCCTGA
- a CDS encoding YaiI/YqxD family protein has translation MEQRPHILVDADACPVKDEIYRVAFRLRIAVTLVSNAHLRVPQDPLIKRIVVGQGFDAADDWIAAQANGSTLVVTADILLADRCLKAGAAVIAPNGKPFTANSIGNAIAVRAIMNDLRAGGDRIGGPPPFGKDDRSRFLSSLDAALTAALRKPPGTPLF, from the coding sequence ATGGAGCAACGCCCGCACATCCTCGTCGACGCCGATGCCTGCCCCGTCAAGGACGAGATCTACCGCGTCGCCTTCAGGCTCCGCATAGCCGTTACCCTGGTCAGCAACGCGCATCTTCGCGTGCCTCAGGATCCGCTGATCAAGCGAATCGTGGTGGGCCAGGGCTTTGATGCGGCCGACGACTGGATCGCGGCGCAGGCGAACGGGTCGACGCTGGTGGTGACGGCCGATATCCTGCTGGCCGATCGCTGCCTCAAGGCGGGCGCGGCCGTGATCGCGCCCAACGGCAAGCCGTTCACCGCCAATTCGATCGGCAACGCCATCGCCGTGCGCGCGATCATGAACGATCTGCGCGCGGGCGGTGATCGGATCGGCGGCCCCCCGCCCTTCGGCAAGGACGATCGGTCGCGCTTCCTGTCGAGCCTCGACGCGGCGCTGACGGCGGCGCTGCGCAAGCCGCCCGGCACGCCCCTCTTCTAG
- a CDS encoding RMD1 family protein produces MAELARAAGVGVREVLGLALPGRSDRGNVRALLLGARIDTRNLEGFAETESLVLAGVGAAFVFRYGVLVLFGASAESERELIARLASHIVDPLAQPEVETASIEIRAEGEETVSADGHIRLREATRERLLLTATVLARSVVLGRDEGRIAEAFDRVEPLINDLRENGRAGMPIRRVMKNIGDVLSAQHRVVGRAQISEKPDLLWEHPALDRLYGRLEAEFELGDRARAMERKLEVIGDAAEWLLDLVQDKRSLRLELAVIVLIAFEVVLNLYQFWRL; encoded by the coding sequence ATGGCTGAGCTGGCGCGGGCCGCGGGCGTGGGCGTCCGCGAGGTGCTGGGCCTGGCGCTGCCCGGCCGGTCGGACCGGGGCAATGTCCGGGCGCTGCTGCTCGGCGCGCGCATCGACACCCGCAATCTCGAAGGCTTCGCCGAAACCGAGAGCCTGGTTCTCGCGGGCGTGGGCGCGGCCTTTGTGTTCCGCTACGGCGTGCTCGTGCTGTTCGGCGCCTCCGCCGAGAGCGAGCGGGAGCTGATCGCGCGTCTCGCCAGCCATATCGTCGATCCCTTGGCCCAGCCCGAGGTCGAGACCGCCTCGATCGAGATTCGGGCCGAGGGCGAGGAGACGGTGAGCGCCGACGGCCATATCCGGCTCCGCGAGGCGACGCGCGAACGGCTCCTCCTCACCGCCACGGTGCTCGCGCGGAGCGTGGTGCTCGGCCGCGACGAAGGCCGGATCGCCGAGGCGTTCGACCGGGTGGAGCCGCTGATCAACGATCTTCGCGAGAATGGACGCGCCGGCATGCCGATCCGGCGGGTGATGAAAAATATCGGCGATGTCCTGTCGGCGCAGCACCGGGTGGTGGGGCGCGCCCAGATCAGCGAAAAGCCCGATCTGCTCTGGGAGCATCCCGCGCTCGATCGGCTCTATGGGCGGCTCGAGGCCGAGTTCGAGCTGGGCGACCGCGCGCGCGCCATGGAGCGCAAGCTGGAGGTGATCGGCGACGCCGCCGAATGGCTGCTCGATCTCGTGCAGGACAAGCGCTCGCTGCGGCTCGAGCTGGCGGTGATCGTGCTGATCGCCTTCGAGGTGGTGCTGAACCTCTATCAATTCTGGCGGCTCTAG
- a CDS encoding LysR family transcriptional regulator, whose product MRGKLNDADLRLLRVLDAVLETRDVTRASEILSVTPSAVSHSLRLLRALFDDPLMVRTRGRFEPTPRALALQPALRHGLAQLAALVEVEPEFDPATSRRRFSLATPDYQLFVILPMLVARVREIAPQVDLRFRPLAADVLDQLATGALDLVIAGAEVEAALALDREVMRSRIIAEPFCCVLREDHPAAQAATLSLEAYVQAPHVVVSMTGEDSDQVDSALAARGLRRRVAATVPSFMAAAWYATSSDMIATLPRTVALRAAARNQGVVRPPPLALPRSIAYLWWHPRFQSDAGHGWWRKALFDVFAPYRD is encoded by the coding sequence GTGCGCGGCAAGCTCAACGACGCCGATCTCCGCCTGCTGCGCGTGCTGGACGCGGTGCTCGAGACGCGCGATGTCACCCGCGCGTCGGAAATCCTGTCCGTCACCCCGTCCGCCGTAAGCCATTCGCTTCGCCTGCTGCGCGCGCTGTTCGATGATCCGCTGATGGTGCGCACCCGCGGCCGGTTCGAACCGACGCCGCGCGCGCTCGCGCTGCAGCCGGCCTTGCGGCACGGCCTGGCGCAGCTCGCCGCCCTGGTGGAGGTGGAGCCGGAGTTCGACCCCGCCACCTCGCGCCGCCGTTTCTCCCTCGCCACGCCCGACTATCAGCTGTTCGTGATCCTGCCGATGCTGGTGGCGCGGGTGCGCGAGATCGCGCCCCAGGTGGATCTGCGCTTCCGCCCGCTCGCCGCCGATGTGCTCGATCAGCTTGCGACCGGCGCGCTCGATCTCGTGATCGCCGGGGCGGAGGTGGAAGCGGCGCTCGCGCTCGATCGCGAGGTGATGCGCAGCCGGATCATCGCCGAGCCCTTTTGCTGCGTCCTGCGCGAGGATCATCCGGCCGCGCAAGCCGCCACGCTCAGCCTCGAAGCCTATGTGCAGGCGCCGCACGTGGTGGTGAGCATGACCGGCGAGGACAGCGATCAGGTGGATAGCGCGCTCGCCGCGCGCGGCTTGCGCCGGCGGGTGGCGGCGACCGTGCCGAGCTTCATGGCGGCGGCCTGGTATGCGACCTCGTCCGACATGATCGCGACCCTGCCGCGCACCGTCGCGCTGCGCGCCGCCGCGCGCAACCAGGGCGTGGTGCGCCCGCCGCCGCTCGCGCTGCCGCGCAGCATCGCCTATCTCTGGTGGCATCCGCGCTTCCAGAGCGACGCCGGCCATGGCTGGTGGCGCAAGGCGCTGTTCGATGTGTTCGCGCCCTATCGCGACTGA
- a CDS encoding alpha/beta fold hydrolase, whose translation MSPELHRISIFGSTMTVRILGSGPALLLAHGYLFDHEMWAPQIAALAARYRLILPDLWGHGGSGALPSTTRDMRDLAGHHLALLDHLGVDRCALVGLSLGGMWSAELALMAPGRVSALVLLATSLAAEPAASRDAYFGMLDLVADSGTIPPPVLATAMAMFFTPAIDRASPGMRARVAERLRAWDAARLRDSIAPLGRITFGRREALEALGALTVPTLVATGDGDMARPPAEGQAMADRIGCPFVRIPDAGHIANLEAPDFVTRLLCDFLARAIPGAPARDRTAPALHEDAS comes from the coding sequence ATGTCCCCTGAACTGCACCGGATATCGATTTTCGGCTCGACCATGACCGTGCGCATCCTGGGATCCGGACCCGCGCTGCTTCTCGCCCATGGCTATCTGTTCGATCACGAGATGTGGGCGCCGCAGATCGCCGCGCTGGCCGCGCGCTACCGGCTGATCCTGCCCGATCTCTGGGGCCATGGCGGCTCCGGCGCGCTGCCGTCGACCACCCGCGACATGCGCGATCTCGCCGGCCATCATCTGGCGCTGCTCGACCATCTGGGCGTGGACCGATGCGCGCTGGTCGGCCTGTCGCTGGGCGGCATGTGGAGCGCCGAGCTGGCGCTGATGGCGCCCGGGCGGGTGTCCGCGCTGGTGCTGCTCGCCACGTCGCTCGCGGCCGAGCCGGCGGCGTCGCGCGACGCCTATTTCGGCATGCTGGATCTCGTCGCCGATAGCGGGACGATCCCGCCGCCGGTGCTGGCGACGGCGATGGCGATGTTCTTCACGCCGGCGATCGATCGCGCCAGCCCCGGCATGCGCGCGCGGGTGGCGGAGCGGCTCCGCGCCTGGGATGCGGCGCGCCTGCGCGACAGCATCGCCCCGCTCGGCCGCATCACCTTTGGCCGCCGCGAGGCGCTGGAGGCGCTCGGCGCGCTGACGGTGCCGACGCTCGTCGCCACCGGCGATGGCGACATGGCGCGGCCGCCCGCCGAGGGGCAGGCGATGGCGGACCGGATCGGCTGCCCCTTCGTCCGCATTCCGGACGCGGGCCACATCGCCAATCTCGAGGCGCCGGACTTCGTCACCCGCCTCCTGTGCGACTTTCTGGCCCGCGCCATCCCCGGCGCGCCCGCCCGGGATCGCACCGCCCCCGCTCTGCACGAGGACGCATCATGA
- a CDS encoding cupin domain-containing protein, which translates to MTDTPPAPALIRIAAGEGEPFAIAGATLTWKVRSRDAGADFCFFEQRLAPGEGVPLHTHSYPEAFYILSGVVEFAEDAAPERVQRCVAGDVVLARAGALHMFFNRGTEPARLLSISVGAHQAFFDAVAAADRAAPFSALAPAEAMARVAAIGAETDVLFAPPAPEAASNA; encoded by the coding sequence ATGACCGACACGCCGCCCGCCCCCGCTCTGATCCGCATTGCCGCCGGCGAAGGCGAGCCCTTCGCCATCGCTGGCGCCACGCTGACCTGGAAGGTCCGCAGCCGCGACGCCGGCGCCGATTTCTGCTTTTTCGAGCAGCGCCTCGCGCCGGGCGAGGGCGTGCCCCTGCACACGCACAGCTATCCCGAAGCCTTCTACATCCTGAGCGGCGTGGTGGAGTTCGCCGAGGACGCCGCGCCCGAGCGCGTCCAGCGCTGCGTCGCCGGCGATGTCGTGCTCGCGCGGGCGGGCGCGCTCCACATGTTCTTCAACCGGGGCACCGAGCCCGCCCGCCTGCTCAGCATCTCGGTCGGCGCACACCAGGCCTTCTTCGATGCGGTGGCGGCGGCGGACCGCGCCGCGCCGTTCAGCGCCCTCGCGCCCGCCGAGGCAATGGCGCGCGTGGCCGCGATCGGCGCCGAGACCGACGTCCTGTTCGCGCCGCCCGCGCCGGAGGCCGCGTCGAACGCCTGA
- a CDS encoding DUF1993 domain-containing protein, with translation MMPSLYAITVPVFTRALRNLDHFLAKAADSGLDAQDLLEARLAPDMLPLTRQVQIACDSAKLAITRLAQTAPRPMADEEKSLAELRDRIARTIAYLEEADPAAFEGRETAEIRVKFPTREMVFTGQSLITDFSLPNVFFHVTTVYALLRMKGVALGKMDYLAGGQDIG, from the coding sequence ATGATGCCCAGCCTGTACGCGATCACCGTCCCGGTCTTCACCCGCGCCCTGCGCAATCTCGATCACTTCCTCGCCAAGGCGGCCGATAGCGGTCTCGACGCGCAGGATCTGCTGGAGGCGCGGCTGGCGCCGGACATGCTGCCGCTCACGCGCCAGGTCCAGATCGCCTGCGATTCCGCCAAGCTCGCCATCACCCGCCTCGCCCAGACCGCGCCCCGCCCGATGGCCGACGAGGAGAAAAGCCTGGCCGAGCTGCGCGACCGCATCGCGCGGACCATCGCCTATCTTGAAGAGGCCGATCCCGCCGCCTTCGAGGGTCGTGAGACCGCCGAGATCCGCGTGAAATTTCCGACGCGGGAGATGGTCTTCACCGGCCAGAGCCTGATCACCGATTTCAGCCTGCCCAATGTCTTCTTCCATGTGACGACGGTCTACGCGCTGCTGCGGATGAAGGGCGTGGCTCTGGGCAAGATGGATTATCTCGCGGGCGGTCAGGACATTGGATGA
- a CDS encoding winged helix-turn-helix transcriptional regulator → MPQARVDMALLRPVLDRIADKWTIMILTVLCPQPSRFNEIKRRLDGITHKALADALKRLERNGLVTRTVLPTAPIGVEYAITPMGHALRAPFEAMCAWSLAHGDAMAEASAAYDRARGAA, encoded by the coding sequence GTGCCGCAGGCGCGTGTCGACATGGCGCTGCTGCGCCCGGTGCTGGACAGGATCGCCGACAAATGGACGATCATGATCCTGACGGTGCTGTGCCCGCAGCCGTCGCGCTTCAACGAGATCAAGCGGCGGCTCGACGGCATCACCCACAAGGCGCTGGCCGACGCCTTGAAGCGGCTGGAGCGCAACGGGCTGGTGACGCGCACCGTGCTCCCCACGGCGCCGATCGGCGTCGAATATGCGATCACCCCCATGGGCCATGCGCTGCGCGCGCCCTTCGAGGCGATGTGCGCCTGGTCGCTGGCGCATGGCGATGCGATGGCCGAGGCGAGCGCCGCCTATGATCGCGCCCGCGGCGCGGCATAG
- a CDS encoding SDR family NAD(P)-dependent oxidoreductase has protein sequence MTDKVALVVGGAKGIGLAIAERLAGEGALVFLTGRDEETVAAAATRIGRGARGIVADASVPRDLARAVAVVKEAHGRIDALVLNAGISEPATLADETEAHFDRHFTVNVRGPVFGLQAALGALADGGAVVLVGSIADVAGISPYGTYAATKAALRSYARTWTIELAPRGIRVNVVAPGPTDTDMMARVPEEGRAALIAPIPLGRMARPAEVAAATLFLLSDEASFIAGAELCVDGGMRQV, from the coding sequence ATGACGGACAAGGTTGCACTGGTGGTGGGCGGCGCGAAGGGCATCGGCCTCGCCATCGCGGAACGGCTGGCCGGAGAGGGCGCGCTGGTGTTCCTGACCGGGCGCGACGAGGAGACGGTGGCGGCGGCGGCGACGCGCATCGGCCGGGGCGCGCGCGGTATCGTCGCGGATGCCAGCGTGCCGCGGGATCTCGCCCGCGCGGTGGCGGTGGTGAAGGAAGCGCATGGCCGCATCGACGCGCTGGTGCTCAACGCCGGCATCTCCGAACCGGCGACGCTGGCGGACGAGACCGAGGCGCATTTCGATCGCCACTTCACCGTCAATGTCCGGGGACCGGTGTTCGGTCTGCAGGCCGCGCTCGGCGCGCTGGCCGATGGCGGCGCGGTGGTGCTGGTCGGCTCGATCGCGGACGTGGCCGGCATCTCGCCCTATGGCACCTATGCCGCGACCAAGGCGGCGCTGCGCTCCTATGCGCGGACCTGGACGATCGAACTGGCGCCGCGCGGGATCCGCGTGAATGTGGTGGCGCCGGGCCCGACCGACACCGACATGATGGCGCGCGTGCCCGAAGAAGGCCGGGCGGCCCTGATCGCGCCCATCCCGCTCGGCCGCATGGCGCGCCCGGCCGAGGTGGCGGCGGCCACCCTCTTCCTGCTGAGCGACGAGGCGAGCTTCATCGCCGGCGCGGAACTCTGCGTCGACGGCGGGATGCGTCAGGTCTGA
- a CDS encoding ATP-grasp fold amidoligase family protein, producing MKAPPLLAHARVHLTYVWQHRRALCLKEPQRLTEWIQHRKLFDRDSRLPALIDKVAVKGHVAARLGPEWIIPTLWHGEALPKRPVWPIPLVVKARGGCNQLAFVRTEDEWAAARRRARRWGGARYGRWLDEWAYAHVPRGLLVEPYLGSGRVLPIDYKCFVFGGRVEFVQVHLDRARAHRWIVMDRQWRRASPPSGDPDPAAPATLARIIAAAETLGAGHDFLRADFYEIGGAPLFGELTVYPGSGLLPVLPAALDHRMGEFWRAARAGGGAAQT from the coding sequence ATGAAAGCGCCGCCCCTGCTTGCCCACGCCCGTGTCCACCTGACCTATGTGTGGCAGCATCGCCGCGCCTTGTGCCTGAAGGAGCCCCAGCGCCTCACCGAATGGATCCAGCATCGCAAATTGTTCGATCGCGACAGCCGCCTGCCGGCGCTGATCGACAAGGTGGCGGTGAAGGGGCATGTCGCGGCCCGGCTCGGCCCCGAATGGATCATCCCCACGCTGTGGCATGGCGAGGCCCTGCCCAAGCGTCCCGTCTGGCCGATCCCGCTGGTGGTGAAGGCGCGCGGCGGGTGCAACCAGCTGGCCTTTGTCCGCACCGAGGACGAATGGGCGGCCGCGCGGCGGCGGGCGCGGCGCTGGGGCGGCGCGCGCTATGGCCGCTGGCTCGACGAATGGGCCTATGCGCATGTCCCGCGCGGCCTGCTGGTCGAGCCCTATCTGGGATCGGGCCGCGTGCTCCCGATCGATTACAAGTGCTTCGTCTTTGGAGGGCGGGTCGAGTTCGTCCAGGTCCATCTCGATCGCGCGCGGGCGCATCGCTGGATCGTGATGGACCGGCAGTGGCGCCGCGCCTCGCCGCCGAGCGGGGATCCCGATCCCGCCGCCCCGGCCACGCTCGCCCGCATCATCGCCGCCGCCGAGACGCTCGGCGCCGGCCATGACTTCCTCCGCGCCGACTTTTACGAGATCGGCGGCGCGCCGCTCTTCGGCGAGCTTACCGTCTATCCCGGCTCCGGGCTGCTCCCCGTGCTCCCCGCCGCGCTCGATCATCGCATGGGCGAATTCTGGCGCGCGGCGCGGGCGGGCGGCGGCGCCGCTCAGACCTGA
- a CDS encoding GGDEF domain-containing protein, whose protein sequence is MLRSLLSMRERTGGRLVDEARALAERALAYCAAQGLAPTPIPYAVAYEAQRLPDGPLARALAAIELTGLPVSAAQAADLHARFIGPAAGTEAEEAARDTLRHQTLRIADIAADAAAATGDFNRDLTAGLKALDASAADPGATVAGIAAMLRRAEQAERDLAAAAREIETLREELDAARSAADQDLLTGLANRRAVERRLATRGAAPLVVALCDVDRFKAINDRMGHAVGDRVLRAVAATLAESCAPHLVARWGGEEFLVLIEGLSLAAAAALVERARARLEERQMRVRETDQPLGTVTFSAGVTEIGPEGFEAAMRDADQRLYAAKIGGRNAVHAGRDATR, encoded by the coding sequence ATGCTGCGCAGCCTTTTGTCAATGCGGGAACGGACCGGCGGCCGGCTGGTGGACGAGGCGCGCGCGCTGGCCGAGCGCGCGCTCGCCTATTGCGCGGCGCAGGGCCTCGCGCCGACGCCGATCCCCTATGCCGTGGCCTATGAGGCGCAGCGCCTGCCCGACGGGCCGCTCGCCCGCGCGCTGGCCGCGATCGAGCTGACCGGCCTGCCGGTGAGCGCGGCGCAGGCGGCCGATCTCCACGCCCGCTTCATCGGCCCGGCGGCGGGCACCGAGGCCGAGGAAGCGGCGCGCGACACGCTGCGCCACCAGACGCTGCGCATCGCCGACATCGCGGCCGACGCCGCCGCCGCGACGGGCGATTTCAACCGCGATCTCACCGCCGGGCTCAAGGCGCTCGACGCCAGCGCCGCCGATCCCGGCGCCACCGTCGCCGGCATCGCGGCGATGCTGCGCCGGGCCGAGCAGGCGGAGCGCGATCTCGCCGCCGCCGCGCGCGAGATCGAGACGCTGCGCGAGGAATTGGACGCCGCGCGATCGGCGGCCGATCAGGATCTGCTCACCGGGCTCGCCAATCGCCGCGCGGTGGAGCGGCGGCTCGCCACGCGCGGGGCGGCACCGCTGGTGGTGGCGCTGTGCGATGTCGACCGGTTCAAGGCGATCAACGATCGCATGGGCCATGCCGTGGGCGATCGCGTGCTCCGCGCGGTGGCCGCGACACTCGCCGAAAGCTGCGCGCCGCATCTGGTGGCGCGCTGGGGCGGGGAGGAATTCCTCGTCCTGATCGAGGGGCTGAGCCTCGCCGCCGCCGCCGCGCTGGTGGAACGCGCCCGCGCGCGGCTGGAGGAGCGCCAGATGCGCGTGCGCGAGACGGACCAGCCGCTCGGCACCGTCACCTTCTCGGCCGGCGTCACCGAGATCGGCCCCGAGGGGTTTGAAGCCGCGATGCGCGATGCCGACCAGCGCCTCTACGCCGCCAAGATCGGCGGCCGCAACGCCGTCCATGCCGGGCGCGACGCCACGCGGTGA